The following proteins are co-located in the Pseudomonas sp. ATCC 13867 genome:
- a CDS encoding GspE/PulE family protein, whose translation MSSERADDLMQAVSPDLLGQRLIRKGVVSDQEVERALDLQARIGGRLGGILMRSGALSETALLEELAEQLALPLVGRDLEGPSAVAIAGLLEATPISVEWFLSEQIVLWQDEPNALLVAARDPLEPALRDVLSHFYPDLTPHWVLCRSQELDAWLRIIDEHQQRDGWKSQTIGDDDVRHLREMAEEAPIVELVNNVIGQAIEKRASDIHIEPSEFSFQVRLRVDGVLQSQLSLPRERFAAVVSRIKLISMIDIAERRLPQDGRMSVRVGGQEMDIRVSTLPGVHGESVVMRLLPKKREGLRLDSLGMLPDHLEMVRTWTLEPHGIVLVTGPTGSGKSTTLYGCLESINDGVRKIITVEDPVEYQVPHITQVQAHSEIGLTFAAALRSILRQDPDVIMIGEIRDLETAEIAVQSSLTGHLVFSTLHTNDAVSAFTRLIDMGVEPFLVASPVRGVQAQRLVRSLCSHCAEPHASGLPEAERQGVESLVAKLFPNRAPAWKRAVGCAQCQGTGYRGRLGIYEMIDVLPQMQELIMQRSPVEQMRRLALAQGFRSMREDGFIKAWMGLTTVDEVHRVTSG comes from the coding sequence ATGTCCTCTGAACGAGCGGACGACCTGATGCAGGCGGTTTCACCGGACCTGCTGGGGCAACGCCTGATTCGCAAGGGGGTGGTGTCCGACCAGGAGGTTGAACGGGCGCTCGATCTCCAGGCACGCATCGGTGGCCGCCTGGGAGGCATCCTGATGCGCTCCGGCGCACTCTCGGAGACGGCGCTGCTTGAAGAGCTTGCCGAGCAGTTGGCACTTCCTCTCGTAGGGCGGGATCTGGAGGGGCCGTCGGCCGTGGCTATTGCCGGATTGCTGGAGGCGACGCCGATCAGTGTCGAGTGGTTTCTTTCCGAACAGATAGTGCTCTGGCAGGACGAGCCGAACGCCTTGCTGGTGGCGGCTCGCGACCCCCTGGAGCCCGCCCTGCGTGATGTGTTGAGTCACTTCTATCCCGACCTGACCCCGCACTGGGTGTTGTGCCGTTCCCAGGAACTGGATGCCTGGCTGCGGATCATCGATGAACACCAGCAACGTGATGGATGGAAGTCCCAGACGATCGGGGATGACGATGTACGGCATCTGCGTGAAATGGCAGAAGAGGCGCCGATCGTCGAGTTGGTGAACAACGTGATCGGCCAGGCTATCGAGAAGCGTGCTTCGGACATTCATATCGAGCCGAGCGAGTTCAGCTTCCAGGTGCGCCTCCGGGTGGATGGCGTCCTGCAGTCGCAGCTATCGCTTCCTCGCGAGCGTTTTGCCGCCGTGGTGTCGCGAATCAAGCTGATTTCCATGATCGATATCGCCGAGCGACGTCTTCCGCAGGATGGGCGGATGAGCGTGAGAGTCGGTGGTCAGGAGATGGATATCCGGGTTTCGACGTTACCCGGTGTGCACGGCGAGTCCGTGGTGATGCGTCTGTTGCCCAAGAAGCGTGAGGGGTTACGTCTGGATAGCCTTGGCATGCTACCGGATCACTTGGAAATGGTGCGTACCTGGACGCTGGAGCCTCATGGCATCGTGCTGGTTACCGGCCCCACCGGCTCGGGCAAGTCGACCACGCTTTACGGTTGCCTGGAATCGATCAATGACGGGGTACGCAAGATCATCACGGTGGAGGACCCGGTGGAGTACCAGGTGCCGCATATCACCCAGGTCCAGGCCCATTCGGAAATCGGCCTGACCTTTGCCGCGGCGTTGCGCTCGATCCTGCGCCAGGACCCGGACGTAATCATGATCGGTGAGATCCGTGATCTGGAAACGGCGGAAATTGCCGTGCAGTCCTCGCTGACCGGACATCTGGTGTTCTCAACACTGCACACGAATGACGCCGTGAGCGCTTTCACCCGCCTCATCGATATGGGGGTGGAGCCGTTTCTGGTTGCTTCACCGGTGCGCGGTGTGCAGGCCCAGCGGTTGGTTCGAAGCCTGTGCAGCCACTGTGCTGAACCTCATGCATCCGGGCTCCCCGAAGCAGAGCGGCAGGGGGTGGAGAGTCTGGTGGCGAAGTTGTTCCCGAATCGGGCGCCGGCCTGGAAGCGCGCGGTGGGGTGCGCGCAGTGCCAGGGCACCGGTTACCGGGGGCGCTTGGGAATCTACGAAATGATTGACGTGCTGCCACAGATGCAGGAACTGATCATGCAGCGTTCTCCAGTGGAGCAGATGCGGCGCCTGGCCCTGGCTCAGGGTTTCCGCAGCATGCGCGAGGACGGCTTTATCAAGGCCTGGATGGGCTTGACCACGGTCGATGAAGTCCATCGTGTGACCAGCGGTTGA
- the gspG gene encoding type II secretion system major pseudopilin GspG produces MIVVLVIIGLLMGLVGPRLFSQADKAKIQTAETQVKMLKGALMTMRLDIGRLPTEQEGLALLNTAPTDELIRKYWRGPYLEGGVPLDPWNHPYIYSAKPSQEQPFSLYSRGADGQSGGEGENAEIGYLPVQ; encoded by the coding sequence ATGATCGTGGTCCTGGTGATCATCGGGTTGCTCATGGGACTGGTCGGCCCACGACTGTTCAGTCAGGCCGACAAAGCCAAGATTCAGACCGCCGAAACCCAGGTCAAGATGCTCAAGGGGGCATTGATGACCATGCGTCTGGACATCGGCAGGTTGCCGACGGAGCAGGAGGGGCTGGCGTTGCTGAACACCGCCCCCACCGACGAACTCATCAGGAAGTACTGGAGGGGACCTTACCTCGAGGGCGGCGTGCCCCTGGACCCCTGGAACCATCCCTATATCTACAGCGCCAAGCCAAGCCAGGAGCAGCCATTTTCGCTCTATAGCCGTGGCGCCGATGGCCAGTCAGGTGGCGAAGGTGAGAATGCCGAGATCGGCTATCTACCCGTGCAGTGA
- a CDS encoding ABC transporter permease, which yields MFERLGLTVALARREIESRYRGTLPGRAWIIIAPFLMLVVYTFVFGHILKSRWGADQDTSSFALTLFSGLLLNTLLGECLSRAASVMHSYGNYVKKLVFPLEVIPLSVVLAGLLNVFIGYLVLLVAMLLLGHPLAWSVLYLPLVLLPFLVCLVGLTFLIAALGTYFRDVGQIVQFVLILALFLSPILYPLTSLPESARSYLALNPLTIPVETVRAVLFGSPLPELSQIVAYHVTAGVLAVIGIGLFMRVKCGFADVL from the coding sequence GTGTTCGAGCGCCTCGGACTGACCGTCGCGCTGGCGCGGCGGGAGATCGAATCCAGGTATCGCGGCACCTTGCCGGGGCGGGCCTGGATCATTATCGCCCCCTTCCTGATGCTGGTTGTCTACACCTTCGTGTTCGGCCATATCCTGAAGTCCCGCTGGGGTGCCGATCAGGACACCTCTTCATTTGCCCTGACCCTGTTTTCGGGGTTGCTGCTCAATACCCTGCTGGGTGAATGCCTGAGCCGTGCGGCATCAGTGATGCACAGCTATGGCAACTACGTGAAGAAACTGGTTTTTCCCCTTGAAGTCATTCCTCTTTCCGTGGTTCTTGCCGGGCTGCTCAATGTATTCATCGGCTACCTTGTCCTGCTTGTAGCCATGCTGCTGTTGGGACATCCGCTGGCTTGGAGCGTGCTCTACCTGCCGTTGGTGTTGCTGCCGTTTCTCGTATGCCTTGTCGGGTTGACCTTCCTAATCGCGGCGCTGGGGACGTATTTCCGAGATGTCGGACAAATCGTGCAGTTCGTCCTGATACTCGCCTTGTTCCTCAGTCCGATCCTTTACCCGTTGACCTCTCTTCCTGAATCCGCGCGCTCCTACCTCGCGCTGAACCCGTTGACTATTCCGGTCGAGACGGTGCGGGCTGTTCTCTTCGGTTCGCCATTGCCGGAGCTGTCGCAGATCGTTGCTTACCATGTGACGGCCGGGGTTCTCGCGGTGATCGGTATCGGGCTGTTCATGCGCGTGAAATGCGGATTTGCCGATGTCCTCTGA
- a CDS encoding PulJ/GspJ family protein, giving the protein MSRRQAGFTLLEAVVAMTLLVVVGGALLAWLNSGFVTVERMADVQRRLDASRVALAYLEQINPSLQHEGQVHLGPYTLEWTCDALVEARPVVGRHSGAPGPYDAALYRVKVLILEEHADPIELFVELPGFQRTRVAQDAGGDE; this is encoded by the coding sequence ATGAGTCGCCGCCAGGCTGGATTCACGCTGCTGGAGGCGGTGGTCGCCATGACGCTGCTGGTAGTGGTCGGCGGGGCATTGCTGGCCTGGCTCAATTCCGGATTCGTCACAGTGGAGCGAATGGCGGATGTACAGCGTCGGCTCGATGCATCCCGAGTCGCCCTGGCTTATCTGGAGCAGATCAACCCTTCGCTTCAGCACGAAGGCCAGGTGCACCTGGGGCCCTATACGCTGGAGTGGACGTGTGATGCTCTGGTGGAGGCGCGCCCAGTCGTCGGGCGCCATAGCGGCGCTCCGGGGCCGTACGATGCTGCGTTGTACCGGGTCAAGGTCCTCATTCTCGAGGAACACGCCGACCCGATCGAGTTGTTCGTCGAGTTGCCGGGCTTCCAACGAACCCGCGTGGCGCAGGATGCCGGGGGGGACGAATGA
- a CDS encoding type II secretion system F family protein, whose translation MRMQYLAIDRHGKRCRGELNANSREEAARQLEAQGLTPLSLAQPSRSMMRRGRRLRAEELNLALYELATLLGAGVSLAEAVEAQQRAAQHPRLADALQGMNDGLRQGRSFPQVLEAARLPLPRYAYQLVTAGEMTGNLAASLRDCVAQMEYERRTRDEIRNALIYPAILVMSGIGAVAMMFVFVVPKFANLLEHADRLPWLAWAVLSSGVWCRNNAMLLALMVAMAAVLAVSLAGNSRVRGRGLGALLRLPVLGEWLLQAEVAQWSKVLGTLLGNRVALVDALRLAAESLRVPTQREVMERVTQDVRGGLSLSLALENRHAITATGGNLIRVGETSGRLSEMLDSLAGLYEEQGRSRMRRVLALMEPLSILLIGTAFGVIITGVVLAITSANDIVL comes from the coding sequence ATGCGCATGCAGTACCTAGCCATCGACCGCCACGGTAAACGCTGTCGCGGTGAATTGAATGCCAACTCCAGGGAGGAGGCCGCACGGCAACTGGAGGCCCAGGGGCTGACGCCGCTGTCGCTGGCGCAACCCAGTCGCTCGATGATGCGCAGGGGTCGAAGGTTGCGGGCCGAGGAGCTCAATCTGGCGCTCTATGAGTTGGCGACCTTGCTTGGCGCAGGTGTCAGCCTGGCGGAGGCGGTCGAGGCGCAACAGCGGGCCGCGCAGCATCCCCGCCTGGCCGATGCCTTGCAAGGGATGAATGACGGGCTCCGCCAGGGACGTTCTTTCCCCCAGGTACTGGAGGCGGCGCGTCTACCGTTGCCTCGCTATGCCTATCAGTTGGTCACCGCCGGAGAAATGACCGGCAACCTCGCAGCCTCGTTGCGCGATTGCGTCGCCCAGATGGAGTACGAGCGGCGTACCCGGGACGAGATCCGCAATGCCTTGATCTACCCGGCGATCCTGGTGATGAGCGGTATCGGCGCGGTGGCGATGATGTTCGTCTTTGTCGTGCCCAAGTTCGCCAACCTGCTCGAGCATGCCGATCGTTTGCCTTGGCTGGCCTGGGCGGTACTCAGCAGCGGCGTGTGGTGCAGGAACAACGCGATGCTCCTGGCCTTGATGGTGGCGATGGCCGCAGTGCTCGCTGTATCGCTGGCAGGCAACTCCCGGGTACGAGGGCGAGGCCTGGGGGCCTTGCTGCGGCTGCCCGTTCTTGGCGAGTGGCTGCTACAGGCCGAGGTCGCCCAGTGGTCGAAGGTGCTCGGCACCTTGCTGGGCAATCGCGTGGCATTGGTCGATGCCTTGCGCCTTGCCGCCGAGAGTCTGCGGGTTCCGACGCAGCGGGAGGTGATGGAGCGAGTCACCCAGGATGTACGAGGCGGTTTATCCCTCTCGCTGGCGCTGGAGAATCGGCATGCCATAACCGCCACGGGCGGCAACCTCATTCGGGTTGGGGAGACGTCCGGGCGCTTGTCGGAAATGCTCGACAGCCTCGCTGGGCTGTATGAGGAGCAGGGGCGGTCGAGGATGCGGAGAGTGTTGGCGCTGATGGAGCCGTTATCGATCCTGCTGATCGGTACGGCCTTCGGCGTGATCATCACCGGCGTCGTTCTGGCGATCACCAGCGCCAACGACATCGTGCTGTGA
- a CDS encoding bifunctional prephenate dehydrogenase/3-phosphoshikimate 1-carboxyvinyltransferase, producing the protein MPDVQPQKLRRLVVVGLGLIGGSFAKGIREKGLFEEVVGVDRDPQTRRLAVELGVVDRCEESLAAGCREADVIQLAVPILAMEKVLGELATLDIDNAILTDVGSAKGNVVRAAKAVFGGMPARFVPGHPIAGSEQSGVEAANAKLFRRHKVILTPLDNADADAIQCVESLWRELGADVEQMAVEHHDEVLAATSHLPHLLAFTLVDSLAKRSENLEIFRYAAGGFRDFTRIAGSDPVMWHDIFLANREAVLRILDVFRDDLDDLREAVDQGDGQQLMGVFTRARVAREHFSKILARRAYVDAMHNNDLIFLAQPGGRLSGRVRVPGDKSISHRSIMLGSLAEGTTEVQGFLEGEDALATIQAFRDMGVVIEGPHHGRVTVHGVGLHGLKTPPGPIYLGNSGTSMRLLSGLLAAQPFDTTLTGDASLSKRPMNRVAKPLREMGAVIETGPEGRPPLTIRGGNKLTGMHYEMPMASAQVKSCLLLAGLYAAGSTSTTEPAPTRDHTERMLRGFGYPVDVEGATARVESGHKLSATSIEVPADISSAAFFLVAASIAEGSDLTLEHVGINPTRTGIIDILKLMGADITLENQREVGGEPVADIRVRSARLKGIDIPEDLVPLAIDEFPVLFVAAANAEGRTVLRGAEELRVKESDRIQVMADGLLALGVKCEPTPDGIIIDGGSYGGGEVWSHGDHRIAMSFSVASLRAGAPIRIHDCANVATSFPNFLGLAAGAGIRVAEEGK; encoded by the coding sequence GTGCCTGATGTCCAGCCGCAAAAGCTTCGCCGACTGGTTGTGGTGGGGCTCGGCCTGATCGGCGGCTCCTTCGCCAAGGGTATCCGCGAGAAGGGGCTGTTCGAGGAAGTGGTCGGCGTCGACCGCGATCCGCAGACCCGACGCCTGGCGGTGGAGCTGGGCGTGGTCGACCGCTGCGAGGAAAGCCTCGCCGCCGGCTGTCGCGAGGCCGACGTGATCCAGCTTGCCGTGCCGATCCTGGCCATGGAGAAGGTCCTCGGCGAACTCGCCACCCTCGACATCGACAACGCCATCCTGACCGACGTGGGCAGCGCCAAGGGCAACGTGGTACGTGCGGCGAAAGCGGTGTTCGGCGGCATGCCGGCGCGCTTCGTGCCCGGCCATCCCATCGCCGGCTCCGAGCAGAGCGGGGTGGAAGCGGCCAACGCGAAACTGTTCCGCCGTCATAAAGTCATCCTCACGCCGCTGGATAATGCCGATGCGGACGCGATCCAGTGCGTCGAAAGCCTCTGGCGCGAGCTGGGGGCGGATGTCGAACAGATGGCTGTCGAGCACCACGACGAAGTTCTTGCCGCCACCAGCCACCTGCCGCACCTGTTGGCCTTCACGCTGGTCGACTCGCTGGCCAAACGCAGCGAGAATCTGGAGATCTTCCGCTATGCCGCTGGCGGCTTCCGCGACTTCACGCGGATCGCCGGCAGCGACCCGGTGATGTGGCACGACATCTTCCTCGCCAACCGCGAGGCGGTGCTGCGCATCCTCGACGTATTCCGTGACGACCTTGATGATCTGCGCGAGGCCGTCGACCAAGGGGACGGGCAACAACTGATGGGCGTCTTCACCCGCGCCCGCGTTGCCCGCGAGCATTTCAGCAAAATCCTGGCCCGCCGGGCCTATGTGGACGCCATGCACAACAATGACCTGATTTTCCTGGCCCAGCCGGGTGGCCGCCTCTCCGGACGTGTTCGCGTACCGGGCGACAAGTCCATTTCCCATCGCTCGATCATGCTCGGCTCGCTGGCCGAAGGCACGACCGAGGTGCAAGGCTTCCTCGAGGGTGAAGACGCCCTCGCCACCATCCAGGCGTTCCGCGACATGGGCGTGGTCATCGAAGGCCCGCACCACGGTCGCGTGACCGTTCACGGCGTCGGCCTGCATGGCCTGAAGACTCCGCCTGGCCCGATCTACCTGGGCAACTCCGGAACCTCGATGCGCCTGCTCAGCGGCCTGCTCGCCGCCCAGCCGTTCGACACCACCCTGACCGGCGACGCCTCACTGTCCAAGCGTCCGATGAACCGCGTGGCCAAGCCGCTGCGGGAAATGGGCGCGGTGATCGAGACCGGTCCCGAAGGCCGTCCGCCGCTGACCATCCGTGGCGGCAACAAGCTCACCGGCATGCACTACGAAATGCCGATGGCCAGCGCCCAGGTGAAGTCCTGCCTGCTGCTCGCCGGCCTCTATGCCGCCGGCAGCACCTCCACCACCGAGCCGGCGCCGACCCGCGACCACACCGAGCGCATGCTGCGCGGCTTCGGCTACCCGGTGGACGTCGAAGGCGCCACCGCCCGCGTCGAGTCCGGCCACAAGCTCAGTGCCACCTCCATCGAAGTCCCGGCCGACATTTCCTCGGCGGCCTTCTTCCTGGTTGCCGCGAGCATCGCCGAAGGTTCCGACCTGACCCTGGAGCACGTCGGCATCAACCCGACCCGCACCGGCATCATCGACATCCTCAAGCTCATGGGTGCCGACATCACCCTGGAAAACCAGCGTGAAGTGGGCGGCGAGCCGGTTGCCGACATCCGCGTGCGTTCGGCCCGGCTGAAAGGCATCGATATCCCCGAAGACCTGGTGCCGCTGGCTATCGACGAGTTCCCGGTACTCTTCGTCGCCGCCGCCAACGCCGAAGGCCGCACCGTCCTGCGCGGCGCGGAAGAGCTGCGGGTGAAGGAATCCGACCGCATCCAGGTCATGGCCGACGGCTTGCTGGCCCTGGGCGTGAAGTGCGAACCGACCCCGGACGGCATCATCATCGACGGCGGCAGCTACGGTGGCGGCGAAGTCTGGAGTCACGGCGACCACCGTATCGCCATGTCCTTCAGCGTGGCCTCCCTGCGTGCCGGCGCGCCGATCCGCATCCACGACTGCGCCAACGTCGCCACCTCCTTCCCGAACTTCCTAGGGCTGGCCGCCGGCGCGGGCATCCGCGTCGCCGAGGAGGGCAAGTAA
- the pheA gene encoding prephenate dehydratase, with product MSDADQLKALRVRIDSLDEKILELISERARCATDVARVKMAALPEGEKPVFYRPEREAWVLKHIMELNKGPLDNEEVARLFREIMSSCLALEQPLKVAYLGPEGTFTQAAALKHFGHAVISTPMAAIDEVFREVAAGAVNFGVVPVENSTEGAVNHTLDSFLEHDMVICGEVELRIHHHLLVGENTKTSNITRIYSHAQSLAQCRKWLDAHYPNVERVAVSSNADAAKRVKSEWNSAAIAGDMAASLYGLDKLHEKIEDRPDNSTRFLMIGNQEVPPTGDDKTSIIVSMRNKPGALHELLVPFHNNGIDLTRIETRPSRSGKWTYVFFIDFVGHHKDPLIKDVLEKINSEAVALKVLGSYPKAVL from the coding sequence ATGAGCGACGCTGACCAGCTCAAGGCTTTGCGCGTACGCATCGACAGCCTCGACGAGAAGATCCTCGAGCTGATCAGCGAACGCGCCCGCTGCGCCACCGACGTGGCGCGCGTGAAGATGGCCGCCCTGCCCGAAGGCGAGAAGCCGGTGTTCTACCGGCCCGAGCGCGAGGCCTGGGTGCTCAAGCACATCATGGAGCTGAACAAGGGCCCGCTGGACAACGAGGAAGTCGCTCGTCTGTTCCGCGAGATCATGTCCTCCTGCCTGGCTCTGGAACAGCCGCTGAAAGTGGCCTACCTCGGCCCGGAAGGCACCTTCACCCAGGCCGCGGCGCTCAAGCACTTCGGCCACGCGGTGATCAGCACGCCGATGGCAGCCATCGACGAAGTGTTCCGCGAAGTCGCCGCCGGTGCGGTGAACTTCGGCGTGGTGCCGGTGGAAAACTCCACCGAGGGCGCGGTCAACCACACCCTCGACAGCTTCCTCGAGCACGACATGGTGATCTGCGGCGAGGTCGAGCTGCGCATCCACCACCACCTGCTGGTGGGCGAGAACACCAAGACCAGCAACATCACCCGCATCTATTCCCACGCCCAGTCCCTGGCCCAGTGCCGCAAGTGGCTGGACGCGCACTACCCGAACGTCGAGCGCGTGGCGGTCTCCAGTAACGCCGACGCCGCCAAGCGGGTGAAGAGCGAGTGGAACAGCGCCGCGATTGCCGGCGACATGGCGGCCAGCCTGTACGGCCTGGACAAGCTGCACGAGAAGATCGAGGACCGCCCGGACAACTCCACGCGCTTCCTCATGATCGGCAACCAGGAAGTGCCGCCCACCGGCGACGACAAGACCTCCATCATCGTCTCCATGCGCAACAAGCCGGGCGCGCTGCACGAGCTGCTGGTGCCGTTCCACAACAACGGCATCGACCTGACCCGCATCGAGACTCGCCCGTCGCGTAGCGGCAAGTGGACCTACGTGTTCTTCATCGACTTCGTCGGTCACCACAAGGACCCGCTGATCAAGGACGTGCTGGAAAAGATCAACAGCGAAGCCGTTGCCCTGAAGGTGCTGGGCTCGTATCCGAAAGCGGTTCTCTGA
- the cmk gene encoding (d)CMP kinase, with the protein MRGEWPVVAIDGPSGSGKGTVAGLLAKRLGWNLLDSGALYRLLAFAAGNHGIDLTNEEALKVLAAHLDVQFTHRKGGQGQHIILEGEDVTDVIRTEQVGAGASQVAALPAVRDALLQRQRAFLEAPGLVADGRDMGTVVFPYAPLKIFLTASAEERARRRYLQLKNKGIDSDQAQLAEEIRTRDERDSQRAVAPLKPAEGAILVDSTEMTIDAVVESILGEIARLGLDNL; encoded by the coding sequence ATGAGAGGCGAATGGCCGGTCGTCGCCATCGACGGCCCCAGCGGTTCCGGCAAGGGCACGGTCGCCGGTCTGCTGGCCAAGCGTCTGGGCTGGAACCTGCTGGATTCCGGCGCGTTGTACCGCCTGCTGGCGTTCGCCGCCGGTAACCACGGCATCGACCTGACCAACGAGGAGGCCCTCAAGGTCCTGGCCGCGCACCTGGACGTGCAGTTCACCCACCGCAAGGGCGGGCAGGGCCAGCACATCATCCTCGAAGGCGAAGACGTCACCGACGTGATCCGCACCGAGCAGGTCGGCGCCGGCGCCTCGCAAGTCGCCGCGCTGCCCGCGGTGCGCGACGCGCTGCTGCAACGCCAGCGTGCCTTCCTCGAAGCGCCGGGCCTGGTGGCCGACGGTCGCGACATGGGCACCGTGGTCTTCCCTTATGCGCCGCTGAAGATCTTCCTCACCGCTTCGGCCGAGGAGCGCGCCCGCCGCCGCTACCTGCAACTGAAGAACAAGGGCATCGACAGCGACCAGGCGCAACTGGCCGAGGAAATCCGCACCCGCGACGAGCGCGACAGCCAACGCGCCGTGGCACCGCTGAAACCGGCGGAAGGTGCGATTCTGGTGGACTCCACCGAGATGACCATCGACGCGGTGGTGGAGAGCATTCTCGGAGAGATCGCCCGGCTCGGCCTGGACAATCTCTGA
- the hisC gene encoding histidinol-phosphate transaminase — MSCDFLALAQPGVQKLSPYVPGKPVDELARELKLDPAGIVKLASNENPLGPSPKVLEAIRAELAELTRYPDGNGFELKSRLAARCGVETAQVTLGNGSNDILDLVARAYLAPGLNAVFSQYAFAVYPISTQAVGAQGKVVPAKDWGHDLEAMLAAIDANTRVVFIANPNNPTGTWFGPDALERFLSQVPENVLVVLDEAYIEYAEGEELPDGLKYMARYPNLLVSRTFSKAYGLASLRVGYAISSAQVADVLNRVRQPFNVNSLALAAACAALDDAQYLAEGKRINDEGMAQLENGLRALDLQWIPSKGNFIAVDLKRDAGPVYQALLAEGVIVRPVGGYGMPQHLRISIGLPAENARFLEALAKVLARA; from the coding sequence ATGTCGTGTGATTTCCTTGCCCTGGCCCAGCCGGGTGTGCAGAAGCTTTCCCCCTACGTACCCGGCAAGCCGGTCGATGAGCTGGCCCGCGAGCTGAAGCTTGACCCCGCCGGCATCGTCAAGCTGGCCAGCAATGAGAATCCGTTGGGCCCGAGCCCGAAGGTCCTCGAGGCCATCCGCGCGGAACTGGCCGAACTGACCCGCTATCCCGACGGCAACGGCTTCGAACTGAAGAGCCGCCTGGCCGCCCGCTGCGGCGTCGAAACCGCGCAGGTCACCCTGGGCAACGGCTCCAACGACATTCTCGATCTGGTGGCTCGCGCCTACCTGGCGCCCGGCCTGAACGCTGTGTTCAGCCAGTACGCCTTCGCGGTCTACCCGATCTCCACCCAGGCCGTCGGCGCCCAGGGGAAGGTCGTGCCGGCGAAAGACTGGGGCCATGACCTGGAAGCCATGCTGGCGGCCATCGATGCCAATACCCGCGTGGTCTTTATCGCCAACCCGAACAACCCCACCGGCACCTGGTTCGGCCCGGACGCGCTGGAGCGCTTCCTGTCGCAGGTTCCGGAGAATGTCCTGGTGGTGCTCGACGAGGCCTACATCGAGTACGCCGAAGGCGAAGAGCTGCCGGACGGCCTGAAATATATGGCGCGCTACCCGAACCTGCTGGTCTCGCGCACCTTCTCCAAGGCCTACGGCTTGGCGTCCCTGCGCGTTGGCTACGCGATCTCCTCGGCGCAGGTCGCCGACGTACTCAACCGCGTGCGCCAGCCGTTCAACGTCAACAGCCTGGCCCTGGCCGCCGCCTGCGCCGCGCTGGACGACGCCCAGTACCTGGCCGAAGGCAAGCGCATCAACGACGAAGGCATGGCCCAGCTGGAAAACGGCCTGCGCGCGCTGGACCTGCAATGGATTCCCTCCAAGGGCAACTTCATCGCCGTGGACCTCAAGCGCGATGCCGGTCCGGTCTACCAGGCCCTGCTCGCCGAGGGCGTTATCGTCCGTCCGGTGGGCGGCTACGGCATGCCACAGCACCTGCGCATCTCCATCGGCCTGCCGGCCGAGAACGCCCGTTTCCTCGAAGCGCTGGCCAAGGTACTCGCCCGTGCCTGA